The Elaeis guineensis isolate ETL-2024a chromosome 13, EG11, whole genome shotgun sequence genome includes a region encoding these proteins:
- the LOC105044493 gene encoding uncharacterized protein, which translates to MASSTHLLPPMDRVSPERPEKKQKLTSEGSDEENRKSVSEGSGQEKTDSSDCGMATRYYYDNGLFDCEGESEEDSDGDLMMGALVAFLRGKFDLEGPEAEYWRECADFSELALEKYNKDHGTNYELVEVVRVNARGVAGVIYYITFTAKDAAAADGVPKVFQACVKDMIRTGVEVSLCRLKPANY; encoded by the exons ATGGCGTCCTCCACACATCTTCTCCCTCCCATGGACAGGGTTTCTCCGGAACGACCGGAGAAAAAGCAGAAATTGACGAGTGAAGGATCAGACGAGGAAAATCGGAAGTCGGTGAGCGAAGGATCGGGGCAAGAAAAGACGGACTCCTCTGATTGTGGCATGGCCACGCGGTATTATTACGATAACGGT CTCTTTGACTGTGAAGGGGAATCGGAAGAGGATTCGGATGGTGATTTAATGATGGGTGCACTTGTAGCATTTTTACGGGGCAAGTTCGACTTGGAAGGACCTGAAGCAGAATACTGGAGAGAATGTGCCGATTTCTCAGAGTTGGCACTTGAGAAGTACAATAAGGATCAT GGAACAAATTATGAGCTTGTGGAGGTGGTCAGGGTAAACGCGCGGGGTGTTGCTGGTGTAATATATTATATAACCTTTACAGCCAAGGATGCTGCTGCTGCTGATGGTGTTCCTAAGGTCTTTCAAGCATGTGTGAAGGACATGATACGAACTGGTGTGGAGGTCAGTCTTTGCAGGCTTAAGCCTGCAAACTACTGA